The bacterium region GTTTTGTCGAGCACCATGGCCGGAATCTCGTTGGCGGTCGGGACCAGGTAGTCGAGCAGCGTCCCCGTCTTGAGCTGGCCCGATTCGTCGTCGTAGACGACCTCCTCGTAAAGCGCCTGCGCGATGCCCTGCACGATCCCGCCCACGATCTGACCATCGACGATCATCGGGTTGATCACGTTGCCGCAGTCATCGACGGCGATGTACTTGCGCATGTCGACGGCGCCGGTCTCCGGGTCGACCTCGACCACGCAGACGTGGGCCCCGAACGGCCACGTGAAGTTGGGCGGATCGAAGTAGCTGACCGCCTCGAGCCCCTGCTCCATACCCTCCGGCAGGCCGGCTCCGTAGCTGGCGAAGGCGATCTCGCCGATTGACTTGGAATTCTCGGGACTGCCCTTCACGGTGAACCGGCCCTGCTCGAAGACGATGTCGTCCTCGGCCGCCTCGAGCACATGCGCGGCGAGCTTCTTGGCCTTGTCGATCACCTTGAGGCAGGACTTCCGCACCGACATCCCGCCCACGGCCAGGCTGCGGCTCCCGTAGGTGCCGTAGCCGAAGGCGGGCCCTTCCGCGGTGTCGCCATGGCGGATCTCGATCGAGTCGTAAGGGACGCCGAGCGTGTCGGCGACGAGCTGGGCGAAGGTCGTGTCATGGCTCTGTCCGTGCGAGTGCGTCCCCACGTACACCGACACACCGCCCGTGGGATGGATGCGCACCTGGGAGGATTCGACCAGGGCCACGCCCGCCGCGGGGGCGGTGGCGGCGCTGGGGCCCAGGCCGCAGATCTCAATCCAGGTCGACAGCCCGATCCCCAGGTAGCGACCCTGCCGGCGAAGCGCTTCCTGCTCGCGCCTCAGATCCTGGTAGCCGGCGAGGTCCAGCGCCTTGTCGAGGGCCTTCGCGTAGTTGCCGGAGTCGTAGGTGAGTCCGAAGTTGTTGGTGAAGGGGAACTCGGTGGCGAAATTCTTGCGGCGCACATCGACCGGGTCCATCCCGATCTCGCGCGCGACGAGATCGACCGCCCGCTCGACGAGGTGGGTGGCCTCCGGCCGTCCCGCCCCCCGATACGGATCGGTGGAGGTCTTGTTCGTCAGCACGCCCACCGTCCGAGCCGCGATGTGCTTCCACCTGTACGCTCCGCCCGAGAGGAGGCAGGCGACCGCCTGAAAGGCTCCGAACACGCCCTGGTAGGCCCCGATGTCGAGGAACTGGGTGACCTTCAGGGCGACCAGGGTGCCGTCCTTCTTGGCGCCCACCTCGATGTCGAAGATCTGCCCGCGTCCATGGGTCGTGGCGACCAGGTTCTCGGAGCGGCCCTCCGTCCATTTCACGGGGCGTGC contains the following coding sequences:
- a CDS encoding xanthine dehydrogenase family protein molybdopterin-binding subunit, yielding MAVTTMIGAKIHRREDPRLVSGHGRFVDDMTRPGMVHMAVVRSPLAHAKIRSIDPSDASKAPGVHAVYTYADFKDHIAGGLPVSASFVAEKKQVPNQFPIAHDEVVYQGEPVAVVIAGERYQAADAALLVQVDYDPLPAVMNLDKAMRPGGPTAHSGAPDNIGWELTYSPDSPEAFQEAEVVVRERILQQRLFPIAMEGRGLVAEYDGYDKRLTLWTSSQVPHFIRLFVGTACGLAESQVRVIAGPDVGGAFGSKIRPYPEEYLACIASKLAARPVKWTEGRSENLVATTHGRGQIFDIEVGAKKDGTLVALKVTQFLDIGAYQGVFGAFQAVACLLSGGAYRWKHIAARTVGVLTNKTSTDPYRGAGRPEATHLVERAVDLVAREIGMDPVDVRRKNFATEFPFTNNFGLTYDSGNYAKALDKALDLAGYQDLRREQEALRRQGRYLGIGLSTWIEICGLGPSAATAPAAGVALVESSQVRIHPTGGVSVYVGTHSHGQSHDTTFAQLVADTLGVPYDSIEIRHGDTAEGPAFGYGTYGSRSLAVGGMSVRKSCLKVIDKAKKLAAHVLEAAEDDIVFEQGRFTVKGSPENSKSIGEIAFASYGAGLPEGMEQGLEAVSYFDPPNFTWPFGAHVCVVEVDPETGAVDMRKYIAVDDCGNVINPMIVDGQIVGGIVQGIAQALYEEVVYDDESGQLKTGTLLDYLVPTANEIPAMVLDKTLTPSPTNELGVKGIGEAGTIAASAAVINAICDALSPFGIKHVDMPASPDRLWKQIQLAKRASGDGKEARQ